The following DNA comes from Streptomyces sp. NBC_00102.
CCACCGAGCGGATCTCGACGTGGTGCTGGCCGTTGTCGCTCTGGTAGCGGCCGACGGGGTTGCGGGGGTGGACGAAGTGCCCGGCCATCTTGTCTTTGCCGCGTCCGGTGTCGGTCCGCCACCCGGTGACGGGGGCGTTCAGCCAGGCGGCGACGGCGTCCTTGAGGAAGGGGTGCTGGTCGGCCTGGTGGTGCCAGGGGTCTCCGGCGGTGATGAAGATCCGCTCGGTGCCTTCCGGGGCGGCGTGGAAGACGGCTTGGAGGATCGTGGCGGCCGCCACGTCGGGCAGGGTCAGGCGCAGGGTCTGGTCACGGTGGACCAGGACCCCGGTGATGGTGTCGAGGAAGACGGTCGAGCGGGCCTGCTGGGTGAAGTTCGGGTGAGTGGAAACTAGGTTCGGGGTGTGGGTGAACCACCGGCCACCCTCGGGGCCTTCAGGGATCGACGGCAGCTCGCGCGCCGGGGCGGCCTCGGGGACGGGCGCTGCTGCAGCGGCGGGTCCGGGTGCAGCAGGGCCGGGATGAGCGGTGGGGGCGATCACGGCCTGGGCAGGCACGTGCGTCTCGGGCGGGCCGGGCTGCTCTGCTGCTACGAGAGGGGCAGGCTGATTGCCAGGCGCCGGTGCAGCGCTCCTGGAGGCGAGAGGCGCGGTGCCGGCAGGTTGGTCGGGCTGCGGTGCCTGTGCGTCGGGTGCGGGAGCTCCGGCGGCGAGGCTCTTGGGGGTGAGGGCTGGGGCGATGTGGACGATGTCGGCAAGGCTCAGGCCGGCCGCAGGAGCGATCCGCTCCGCGTTCGCTTTGTCATGGGCGGCCAGTGCACGGATCTTCTTGTCCCGTGCCGCCTCGAGCTTGGCCAGGGCCGCCTTCGCGTGCTTGATTTCGTCGCGGTCCTTGCGCAGGTCGGCAAGGGCGGCGTTGTAGGCCTTGGCGTCCATCACGGTCCCTCGAAGTCGGCGTTGCGGGTTGATACGTAGGCGATCGGGCCGCCGGAATGAGAGGGCAGGCGGGATCCGAGGAGCAGTTCGGCGGTTTGGCGGTCCGCGGCCACGGATGCGGTGAGGTGGATGGCAGGGCGCACGAGATCGGTGACGTATCCGGCCAGGACAGCGCCGGGGAAGGCGTGACGGCCCCGTCCGTTGCTCTCCCACCGATCCAGACCGGTCAGAACGGCGACCACGAATCCGGAGACGGTGACGGGCAGGACACCGCCCGCCGCAACGCTGGGAGCGTCGCAACGCCACCAGCCCCGCATTGCCCTCTGTATCTCCTCGGTCTGCAAAGTGGCTGAGTACCCGGTCCGCTCGGGGTTCTTGGCGTCCGCCTCACGTGTCTGCCGGTCTGCTTCCACGCGCAGTACGGCGATCTCCGATGCTGTGAGGGCATCCAAGGGAGCGGTACGCCGTGTGCTCAGAGCCTGGACGGCTTCCAGGGGGACCATCACCCGCACCCCCCTGTTGGTCAGTCCGGGAATCAGGCGAGCGTGCACGAGGCGACGGAAGGTGGTGATGGCCATGCCAAGCTCGGCGGCCGCTTGCCCTGTCGTCAGCAGCATCGCACCTCACCTCCCTTGTCAAGTCTACTCAGATATCTGATCCGACATGCACGATATCGAGTGCGCCAAGGAGCGTCAAAGGCTCACGTCCGACCGCGTTTTGGCGGCGTGCGCCTTCACGACAGGGAGGCACCGTCGGAAAGCCGTACTCTGAGTCTCCCCTCATAGCGTGGAGTCCGTGACTGCAGGGGAAGTTGAGAGTCATGGCGGAGAAGCGTCGGGTGTTCACGGCTGAGTTTCGTGAGGGGGCTGTACGGATCGTGACGGAGACCGGGAAGGCGGTCCCTGAGGTCGCGCAGGACTTGGGGATCAACGAGACGACGCTGGCGAGCTGGGTCTCGCGGGCCAAGCGTGCCGGCAACGGCCGGGGTGAGAGTGAGGCCGAGGAGCTCGCCCGGTTGCGGCGGGAGGTCGCACAGTTGAAAAAGGACAACAAGGAGCTCGGTATGGAGCGTGATGTCCTCAAACGCTGCATGGTCCTGTGGGTGAAGTAGCTGCCGCGGACCCGGCCGTCGTGGCCGGGGTGATCAGCGACCAGAGGACCGGGCACAACATTCCGCATACCGTCTCCTGCCGCGCGCTGGGCGTGAGCGAGTCGTGGTTCTACAAGTGGCGGAACCGTAAGCCCACCGGGCGTGAGCTGCGACGACAGCAGCTGACCAAGGAGATCAGAGAGATCTTCAAGGAGTCCGGTGGCACCTACGGATCACCGAAGATCTTCATTCTGCTGGTCCGCAAGGGCTGGCACGTCTCCGTGAACACCGTCGCCAAACTGATGGCCGAACTCGGCCTGGTCGCCCGCGTGGTGAAACACCGCAAGGGCTTGACCAGACAGGGAAAGCGGCCCGCTGCCCCGGATCACGTGAAGCGCGATTTCACGGCTGAGGAGCCCGACCTCGTCTGGGTCGGCGATATGACGGAGATCGTCACCGGTGAGGGCAAGATCTACCTCGCGACGGTCATCGACCTGTTCTCAAGGCGCCTGCTCGGATACGCGACGGGTGCCCACCATGACGCGGACCTGGTGGTGGCCGCGCTGAACATGGCCGGGACCACCCGGGGCGGTGACGTGCGCGGAGTGATCTTCCACAGCGACCGCGGCTCGGAATACACGTCCCGGAAGTTCGGCCGTGCCTGCCGCAGGCTGGGCGTCTTCCGGTCCATGGGGCGCGTGGGATCGTGCTTCGACAACGCGGTGAGCGAGGCGTTCAACAGCGTCCTCAAGGTCGAATACGTCCACCGGCGCACCTTCGCCACCCGGGCCGAGGCCCGGATCAGGATCGCCACCTGGATCACCGACTTCTACAACCCTCGTCGGCTACACAGCGTGTGCGATTTCAAGAGTCCGATCGACTACGAACGCGAATACTGGGCCGACCTCACCGAGGGGCTGGCTGCATAGGAAGGGCTCCACAGTTCGAGGGGATTGACACTCGGACAATCCCCCGGCGTACCATGCGGCGCGGAGCCTCATGAGCCGAAGGACTTCACCGCGCTTCGCCTGCTTGGTCGTCCGCGGGCTGGCCAGGCTCGGGCCCACCGCGTCGTCGTTCTGCGGAGCGGCGGCTCAGCGCAGTCCTGGCGGATCGGCTTCGCTTCTCTTGACCGTCCTGGTCATGTCTCGCATGGACATGGTCAGCCCTGCGCTGGAACGTCTATTGGTCCTGGTTGCACCGAGCATCTCGCCGCTCGCACGGCCGGCCCTTCTTAGGAAGTACCGCCAGTCTGTCCAGTAGCCAGGTCACGTAACGCCACCACGCAGATGTCACCAGTCGCCACCAGAGAATTCCGGGCACAGCAGATCAGCGCGCCCAGATACGAAAACCGGCGCTGGCACAGTAACGGCTTCAGTCTGATGGCACCTCAGCGGTACTTCACAACTCCGGGCGTACCGCTAATTCGCTTGTTCTGAGTTCTCAAATTTCCGATTTTGATTGCCGGTTTTGCGGTGTGTCAGTGGCGCCAGCGGTTGAATAGGTACCACTGGATCTGTCCTGGGAGTTGATGGCGCCAGAGCCACCAGGGCAGGTTCCGGCGTGGGACGAAGTCCCAGAGATCGTCGTCGGCCTCGTTGCCACGTGGCTGGGTGCGCAGCAGGGCGAGGCATTCCTGGTCGGTGGTGCGGTGCAGTCGCGCGACGTGTGCGAGCGCCACTGTGCCTTGGTGCTGCCGTGTGGGGTCGGTGGCGCGGAGCGCTTGGGCGACGCGGGGCAGGATGGTGCGGGGGTCGGGGTGGTGCAGGGCGAGCCCGATGACGGCGATGCCGACGTGGCGTTCACCGCGTTCGAAGGCTGCGTCGACGATGGCCGGGTCGTGGACCCCGATCAGTCCGGTGCCATGTTCCCAGTCGAGATCGGTGGGCTGGGTCTCCGGCGTCTCCTCGTATGCCATGGCCGAACGTTAGTGCGGGCGGTGTGGTTCCGTTCCGGCGCCCGCCAGAAGCAGTAGCACAGGACGACGTTGTGCGCGCGCGGATGACGGGGCGTCTGATGCGTCATGTGCTGCCACGCCAGCACCAGGCGTGGGGGTTGAGGGGGGTTCGTCCAGGTCAGCACCCATGGCAGCACCTGCGGCAGGTGGCCGGACGGCCTGACCGCCTCTGCCCGGCGCGCTCCGCGACGGGCCGGGAGAGAGGCCGGCGCAGCGGCGTATGTCTTCCCCGACTCCCCGTCACCCGTCCCGCCCACCACTCCATCCAGCAGCCAGGCCCGGGGAACGAGGGGAAGTCCGAGGTGCTCACCACGCCGTATCCGGTGTCTGAGCTGCGGTGGGGCGTGGTGAGCGGGGCGAGGGGGCGCAACGGATGTTGCTACCCATGCCGCTACCCATGCCGCTACGGATGTCGCACCCCATGGTGAAACCGATGGTGCTGCCTCCTGGTGGCCGCCAGGTCGAGAGCGAGCACGGCGGCCGGGGCGCCGGGGCGCCCCGGCAGGTCGCACCTCTCGTCGCGCTCTTGGTCGCGCTCCTGGTCGCGCCTCACGTCGCGCCTCTGGTCGCACCGGCGGGGCAGCCGCGGGACTGGT
Coding sequences within:
- a CDS encoding helix-turn-helix domain-containing protein; translated protein: MLLTTGQAAAELGMAITTFRRLVHARLIPGLTNRGVRVMVPLEAVQALSTRRTAPLDALTASEIAVLRVEADRQTREADAKNPERTGYSATLQTEEIQRAMRGWWRCDAPSVAAGGVLPVTVSGFVVAVLTGLDRWESNGRGRHAFPGAVLAGYVTDLVRPAIHLTASVAADRQTAELLLGSRLPSHSGGPIAYVSTRNADFEGP
- a CDS encoding transposase; protein product: MAEKRRVFTAEFREGAVRIVTETGKAVPEVAQDLGINETTLASWVSRAKRAGNGRGESEAEELARLRREVAQLKKDNKELGMERDVLKRCMVLWVK
- a CDS encoding IS3 family transposase, with amino-acid sequence MGEVAAADPAVVAGVISDQRTGHNIPHTVSCRALGVSESWFYKWRNRKPTGRELRRQQLTKEIREIFKESGGTYGSPKIFILLVRKGWHVSVNTVAKLMAELGLVARVVKHRKGLTRQGKRPAAPDHVKRDFTAEEPDLVWVGDMTEIVTGEGKIYLATVIDLFSRRLLGYATGAHHDADLVVAALNMAGTTRGGDVRGVIFHSDRGSEYTSRKFGRACRRLGVFRSMGRVGSCFDNAVSEAFNSVLKVEYVHRRTFATRAEARIRIATWITDFYNPRRLHSVCDFKSPIDYEREYWADLTEGLAA